A genomic stretch from Treponema primitia ZAS-1 includes:
- a CDS encoding PhoH family protein — MDDSITVVLDSHEVLSGVCGANDGNLKLIEGSLGGRIATRGNEIRLEGVDEAGVRRFRTMMDSLISAVREGDNPSPDFVRALVGTVSPDESGPGILQDAVIHIPHGFGKVFPRGHNQARYIQGMRSNDITFCVGPAGTGKTFLAIAEALYLVLSKKMRKLVLTRPVVEAGESLGFLPGDLAQKINPYLRPLYDAMESLIPFEVIHRMEENHTIEIAPLAYMRGRSLNDCIIILDEAQNTTKEQMKMFLTRLGQGARAVITGDATQVDLPKRVDSGLIHALTILKEVEGIHFAYLNTGDVVRHPLIKKIIQAYENETKS; from the coding sequence TTGGACGATAGCATAACCGTTGTACTGGATAGCCATGAGGTTCTGTCCGGAGTTTGCGGGGCAAATGATGGGAACCTGAAGCTTATCGAAGGGTCCCTGGGGGGCCGTATCGCAACCCGGGGGAATGAAATACGTTTGGAAGGGGTCGATGAGGCCGGGGTCCGGCGTTTCAGGACGATGATGGATAGCCTTATAAGCGCAGTTCGGGAGGGGGATAATCCTTCCCCGGATTTTGTCAGGGCCCTAGTTGGAACCGTTTCTCCGGATGAAAGCGGACCCGGGATACTGCAGGATGCGGTGATCCATATTCCCCACGGCTTTGGCAAGGTCTTTCCCCGGGGCCACAATCAGGCCCGGTATATCCAGGGCATGCGTTCCAACGATATTACCTTCTGCGTAGGGCCCGCCGGTACGGGGAAGACCTTTCTGGCCATAGCGGAGGCCCTTTATCTGGTATTATCAAAAAAGATGCGTAAACTGGTGCTTACCCGTCCGGTGGTGGAGGCCGGTGAAAGCCTGGGTTTTCTCCCGGGGGATCTGGCCCAGAAGATAAACCCCTATCTCCGGCCCCTCTACGACGCCATGGAATCCCTCATCCCCTTTGAGGTGATCCACCGTATGGAAGAAAACCATACCATAGAAATAGCGCCCCTGGCCTATATGCGGGGACGGAGCCTTAACGATTGTATCATTATTCTGGACGAAGCCCAGAATACGACCAAGGAGCAGATGAAGATGTTCCTCACCAGGCTGGGCCAGGGCGCCCGGGCGGTTATTACCGGGGATGCTACCCAGGTGGATCTGCCTAAACGGGTAGATTCGGGGTTAATCCACGCCCTTACCATTCTCAAAGAAGTGGAGGGGATACACTTTGCCTACCTCAATACGGGCGATGTGGTCCGGCATCCGCTCATTAAAAAAATTATTCAGGCCTACGAAAATGAAACGAAATCGTAA
- the ybeY gene encoding rRNA maturation RNase YbeY: MNRVDISAEEVPLPAWSPMVNDYILKVLDRLEKDAWDLSVLFCNNAYIRSLNERFRNIDEPTDVLSFELGTNYHDETSGETRFLSGDIIVSLETLEENAEYFKVSRDEELRRLLIHGILHLDGMDHQTNEGVEPMLKLQEQILTELSGEAIF, encoded by the coding sequence ATGAACCGGGTGGATATCAGCGCCGAGGAGGTCCCCCTACCTGCTTGGTCGCCCATGGTAAATGACTATATTCTTAAGGTTCTGGACAGGCTGGAAAAGGATGCCTGGGATCTTTCGGTGCTTTTCTGCAATAACGCCTATATCAGATCGTTAAACGAGCGATTCCGGAATATCGATGAACCCACGGATGTATTATCCTTTGAGCTGGGGACTAATTACCATGATGAAACAAGCGGGGAAACCCGGTTCCTCAGCGGGGATATCATCGTTTCCCTGGAAACCCTGGAGGAAAATGCCGAATATTTTAAGGTTTCCCGGGATGAAGAGTTACGCCGCCTTTTAATCCATGGTATTCTCCACTTAGACGGAATGGATCACCAAACAAACGAGGGCGTGGAGCCCATGTTAAAACTACAGGAACAGATCCTGACGGAGTTATCGGGTGAAGCTATTTTTTAA
- a CDS encoding HD family phosphohydrolase: MKRNRNGFASGDIFLKKFRLPKFRLGPALVSLLAFIISGGAIIWGSMRSDIAEAGNYTEFELGRVAERDIISEHAVSYVDEDATQLRREAEERLVPAVFVFSREADEGSRSSYSRFAELSRNLFSQRSSAEAYKLAVQAELPGAFGSNTLDMLFRDSGRDRILDYGSAVLDYLLDTGIVAIPQIGLEMFNPDVVDLYHNSSGRIERERVPYDRLISYDGVEDALRRHIAGGAFPAAFTVLAFPLLKPFITENVFFSPQETSLRLAEVRTQAKPVMKYIEEGDRVIRKGFIIGEGDMVKLRALINSQPGYDPRPVVGHILILFLVYGLLVFMGGKRSIGRILSPAEVYLLAILTVLYIVGAVFLRTVPLGNYPSAALALPTALVIMLPAILIGSRLAVVLALALPLGAFMSGHFDVPSFVFALSSGIVAAYVLQNAEKRMDLIKAGFILALVHIFTATGLLLIKRSSLADYPPALFLAAFNGVASGMLVLGFLPMLEHVLNAPTTFRLIELSDLNSPILKRLFTAAPGTYSHSVMVANLAESACQEIGANPLLARVGAYYHDIGKIDQPDYFVENQTVYNKHDDIPPRLSATVIRSHVKLGVEKARLLGLPQAVTDIISEHHGNSVISWFYHEALKRESADSHNKSAVNVEDFTYPGNPPRSRESAVVMLADVTEAAVRTLKKPTASRLEKFIHEMFLSKFDSGQLWDSDLTFRELQTIENIFVRVLAGHYHSRIEYPKQLKEAVQAAAHTHSGGHGEGGTGPASPGAPV, encoded by the coding sequence ATGAAACGAAATCGTAACGGTTTTGCCTCGGGCGATATTTTTTTAAAAAAGTTCAGGCTCCCGAAATTTCGTCTGGGCCCTGCTCTGGTAAGCCTATTGGCATTTATCATATCCGGCGGCGCCATTATCTGGGGCAGTATGCGTTCCGACATCGCCGAAGCCGGGAATTATACGGAATTTGAACTTGGCCGGGTTGCGGAACGGGACATTATCTCGGAACATGCGGTCTCCTATGTGGACGAGGACGCTACCCAACTGCGCCGTGAGGCGGAAGAACGGCTGGTTCCGGCTGTTTTTGTGTTTTCCCGGGAGGCCGACGAGGGAAGCCGGAGCTCCTATTCCCGGTTTGCAGAACTCTCCCGGAATCTCTTTTCCCAAAGAAGTTCCGCCGAAGCCTATAAACTGGCGGTTCAGGCTGAGCTTCCCGGGGCCTTTGGTTCCAATACTCTGGATATGCTTTTTCGGGATTCCGGCAGGGATCGCATCCTGGACTATGGTTCTGCGGTACTGGACTACCTGCTGGATACCGGTATTGTTGCCATACCCCAGATTGGCCTTGAGATGTTCAACCCCGATGTGGTGGATCTGTACCACAATAGCAGCGGCCGGATAGAGCGGGAGCGGGTGCCCTACGATAGGCTTATCAGTTACGACGGGGTGGAAGATGCACTTAGGCGTCATATTGCGGGAGGGGCTTTTCCCGCTGCCTTTACCGTCCTTGCTTTCCCCTTGTTGAAACCCTTTATCACAGAAAATGTGTTTTTCTCCCCCCAGGAGACCAGCCTGCGTCTGGCCGAAGTCCGTACCCAGGCAAAACCGGTAATGAAGTATATAGAAGAGGGCGACCGGGTTATACGGAAGGGATTTATCATCGGCGAAGGGGATATGGTTAAGCTCCGGGCGCTGATCAATTCCCAGCCCGGCTATGATCCCCGGCCGGTGGTAGGCCATATCCTTATACTTTTCTTAGTATACGGCCTCCTGGTTTTTATGGGGGGGAAGCGGAGCATTGGAAGGATCCTCTCTCCGGCGGAGGTTTATCTTCTGGCAATTCTTACGGTGCTCTATATAGTGGGCGCAGTATTTCTGCGGACCGTGCCCCTGGGAAATTACCCTTCTGCGGCCCTGGCACTGCCTACTGCCCTGGTAATAATGCTGCCCGCAATTCTGATCGGTTCCCGGCTTGCGGTGGTTCTGGCCCTGGCCCTGCCTCTGGGGGCCTTTATGTCCGGCCATTTTGATGTGCCTTCCTTTGTTTTCGCCCTTAGTTCCGGAATAGTGGCGGCCTATGTACTGCAGAATGCGGAAAAACGCATGGACCTGATCAAGGCTGGTTTTATTCTGGCCCTGGTCCATATCTTTACTGCCACAGGGTTGCTCCTTATAAAGCGGAGTTCCCTTGCGGATTATCCGCCGGCCCTGTTTCTGGCGGCCTTTAACGGCGTTGCTTCGGGGATGCTGGTCCTGGGTTTTCTCCCCATGCTTGAACATGTCCTGAACGCCCCCACCACCTTCCGGCTTATAGAACTTTCGGATCTTAATTCCCCGATCCTTAAACGGCTCTTTACCGCCGCTCCGGGTACCTATAGCCATTCGGTGATGGTGGCAAACCTCGCGGAGTCCGCCTGTCAGGAGATAGGCGCTAATCCGCTGCTTGCCCGGGTAGGGGCCTATTATCATGATATAGGGAAGATCGATCAGCCCGACTATTTTGTGGAAAATCAGACCGTCTATAATAAGCATGATGATATTCCCCCTCGGCTTTCCGCCACGGTGATCCGCAGCCATGTTAAGCTGGGCGTGGAAAAGGCCCGGCTCCTGGGGCTTCCCCAGGCGGTTACGGATATTATTTCCGAACACCACGGCAATTCGGTGATCAGCTGGTTTTACCACGAGGCGCTTAAGCGGGAGTCTGCGGACTCGCACAATAAATCTGCGGTGAACGTGGAGGACTTTACCTATCCCGGAAATCCGCCCCGTTCCCGGGAATCTGCGGTGGTGATGCTGGCGGATGTGACCGAGGCGGCGGTACGGACCTTGAAGAAACCAACCGCATCCAGACTGGAAAAATTTATCCACGAAATGTTCCTGTCAAAATTTGATTCGGGCCAGCTATGGGATTCGGATTTGACCTTCCGGGAACTCCAGACCATTGAGAATATCTTTGTCCGGGTCTTGGCGGGGCATTATCATTCCCGGATTGAATATCCCAAACAGCTTAAGGAAGCGGTTCAAGCTGCGGCCCATACCCATTCCGGCGGCCATGGGGAGGGCGGTACAGGGCCCGCTTCTCCGGGAGCCCCCGTATGA
- a CDS encoding phospho-sugar mutase: protein MDQSAIINQAKDYIAKEQDAFFKAEVEDLLAKQDWKELEDRFYRNLEFGTGGLRGVIGGGYNRMNTLVVKSATQGLATYVLKAFPEKAKAGKLAAVIAYDSRHYSPEFAEAAALIFAGNGIKTYLFSALRPTPELSYAIRRLGADTGIVVTASHNPPQYNGYKAYWNDGAQVIAPHDEGIIREVNSVTEIKELTRVEAFSQGLLEIIDTVIDEPYQAMVRSRLFRPALIKAKAHEVKIVYTPLHGTGALHVEAVLGSLGLKVITVPEQREGNGDFPTVAFPNPEEAAALELALKLGKEVGADVVMATDPDADRLGIAVPSGKRGKPGDFTLVTGNQLGTLLADYIFLSLQESGKLPRKGAGPTKLAMVNSIVTTGMQKRVAESYGVKFYECLTGFKWIADVMARTEADQSAEVVFGTEESYGYLVENEVRDKDGVSAAALTAEMTLYWRSQGKSLLDRLDELYGINGYWQETGISKYFQGPQGPAIMQGIMAEYRKNPPKTLGGIEVEKVRDIQESLWKYPSQPGKTEKVDFPKSDVLQFYLKDGTVVSARPSGTEPKIKFYASSCTEIGAGGLEAAKAEAGRKLDAIKKDIRQVIGD from the coding sequence ATGGACCAATCCGCAATTATAAACCAGGCAAAGGACTATATAGCTAAAGAACAGGATGCGTTTTTCAAGGCCGAGGTGGAGGATCTTCTGGCAAAGCAGGATTGGAAGGAACTGGAAGACCGGTTCTACCGGAACCTGGAATTCGGTACCGGAGGCCTGCGGGGGGTTATTGGGGGCGGGTATAACCGCATGAATACCCTGGTAGTCAAAAGCGCCACCCAGGGGCTGGCCACCTATGTCCTCAAGGCTTTCCCGGAAAAGGCCAAAGCCGGAAAACTTGCCGCGGTGATAGCCTACGACAGCCGTCATTATTCCCCGGAATTTGCCGAAGCCGCGGCTCTGATTTTTGCGGGTAACGGCATCAAGACCTACCTCTTTTCCGCCCTCAGACCTACCCCGGAATTGTCCTATGCGATCCGGCGTCTTGGGGCGGATACGGGGATCGTGGTTACCGCCAGTCATAACCCTCCTCAGTATAATGGATATAAGGCCTACTGGAACGACGGGGCCCAGGTTATCGCACCCCACGACGAGGGGATCATCCGGGAGGTCAATTCGGTAACGGAAATTAAAGAGCTTACCCGGGTAGAGGCCTTTTCCCAGGGTCTTCTGGAAATTATTGATACGGTCATAGACGAGCCCTACCAGGCCATGGTCCGGAGCCGCCTTTTCCGGCCCGCTCTTATCAAGGCCAAGGCTCATGAGGTAAAGATCGTTTACACCCCCCTCCACGGAACCGGGGCGCTCCATGTGGAAGCGGTTTTAGGAAGCTTGGGACTCAAGGTGATCACCGTGCCGGAACAGCGTGAAGGGAACGGAGACTTCCCCACGGTAGCCTTCCCCAACCCCGAGGAAGCGGCGGCCCTGGAACTGGCCTTAAAGCTGGGCAAGGAAGTGGGCGCCGATGTGGTCATGGCCACCGACCCCGATGCGGATCGCCTGGGCATTGCTGTTCCTTCGGGCAAGCGGGGAAAACCCGGTGATTTTACCCTGGTTACGGGGAACCAACTGGGGACCCTCCTGGCGGATTATATCTTCCTTTCATTGCAAGAATCTGGTAAACTACCCCGCAAGGGTGCGGGGCCGACAAAGTTGGCCATGGTCAATTCCATTGTTACCACGGGGATGCAGAAGCGGGTAGCCGAATCCTACGGGGTTAAATTCTACGAATGCCTTACGGGCTTTAAGTGGATCGCCGACGTGATGGCCAGGACCGAAGCGGACCAGAGCGCCGAGGTGGTGTTCGGTACCGAGGAAAGTTACGGCTACCTGGTGGAAAACGAGGTCCGGGACAAGGACGGGGTTTCCGCCGCCGCCTTGACCGCGGAGATGACCCTCTACTGGCGGAGTCAGGGGAAAAGCCTCCTGGACCGCTTGGACGAACTGTACGGGATAAACGGCTACTGGCAGGAAACGGGGATCTCTAAGTACTTCCAAGGACCTCAGGGACCGGCTATCATGCAGGGCATCATGGCGGAATACCGGAAAAACCCGCCGAAAACCCTGGGCGGCATTGAGGTGGAGAAGGTTCGGGATATCCAGGAATCGCTGTGGAAGTACCCATCCCAGCCCGGCAAGACCGAAAAGGTGGATTTCCCCAAGAGCGACGTGCTCCAGTTCTACCTTAAGGACGGAACCGTGGTAAGCGCTCGGCCCAGCGGTACGGAGCCGAAGATCAAGTTCTACGCCTCAAGCTGTACCGAAATAGGCGCAGGCGGCCTGGAAGCTGCCAAAGCTGAAGCTGGGCGAAAGCTTGATGCCATCAAAAAGGACATACGCCAAGTTATTGGGGATTAG
- a CDS encoding OadG family protein, which produces MTIVDMLEQSSVLTLLGMGIVFSFLVILIISVTLVGKFIHAIGADKDVTQPAKPAAAGGGAAKATAVTAVISAAITEYRKTEGR; this is translated from the coding sequence ATGACTATAGTTGATATGCTAGAGCAAAGCAGTGTCCTTACCCTGCTTGGTATGGGAATCGTATTTTCATTCCTGGTCATCCTGATTATCAGCGTAACCCTGGTAGGTAAGTTTATCCACGCCATTGGGGCGGATAAGGATGTGACTCAGCCTGCTAAACCGGCAGCGGCCGGCGGCGGCGCGGCAAAGGCTACGGCGGTAACGGCTGTTATAAGCGCGGCAATTACCGAATATCGCAAAACTGAAGGCCGCTAA
- a CDS encoding TRAP transporter large permease — MLFAVLSEHIKYPEKFSIGLLTSSGSIGLLFPPSLPIILVGATTMTNIMHLFLGGIIPGLILVVALIVFGIIASIKYKIPVEPFRVREALRGLKKSAFEIVLPFLLIAGFFSGILSLVEVAAVALIYIFIVEVLIHRDITLKGLIPLFRKAVPIMGGVLSIIALSMALSYYIVDTQAPERLAQWMQATVESKYVFLLLLNLALLVVGCLMDIFSAILIVLPLVTPLGQAYGIDPVHLGIIFIINLEVGFLTPPVGLNLFLATYRFKKPFLEICRYVFPFLLIQLIVVILVTYVPWFSMYLTRFF; from the coding sequence ATACTCTTTGCAGTCCTGTCGGAGCATATAAAATATCCGGAAAAATTTTCCATAGGGCTCCTTACTTCTTCGGGAAGCATAGGGCTGCTCTTTCCGCCCAGTCTCCCCATCATCCTGGTGGGAGCAACCACCATGACCAATATCATGCACCTGTTTTTAGGGGGAATTATTCCGGGGCTTATCCTGGTTGTGGCGCTTATTGTCTTTGGTATCATCGCTTCGATAAAATATAAAATACCCGTTGAACCATTTCGTGTTCGGGAAGCCCTGAGGGGTTTAAAAAAATCCGCCTTCGAGATTGTCCTGCCGTTTCTGTTGATCGCCGGGTTCTTCTCCGGGATCCTCTCCCTGGTGGAGGTTGCTGCGGTTGCGCTGATCTATATTTTTATTGTTGAGGTTCTGATCCACCGGGATATTACTCTGAAAGGCCTGATACCCCTTTTCCGCAAGGCCGTTCCCATCATGGGGGGTGTGCTTTCTATCATCGCCCTGTCCATGGCTTTGTCTTACTATATAGTAGATACCCAGGCGCCGGAAAGGCTTGCCCAATGGATGCAGGCCACGGTTGAATCCAAGTACGTCTTTCTCCTCCTGCTCAACCTGGCGCTTTTGGTGGTGGGCTGTCTTATGGATATCTTTTCCGCCATCCTCATCGTGCTTCCCCTGGTTACTCCCCTGGGGCAGGCCTATGGCATAGATCCGGTTCATCTGGGGATCATCTTTATCATCAATCTGGAAGTCGGCTTCCTCACCCCGCCGGTGGGGCTTAACCTTTTCCTGGCGACATACCGGTTTAAGAAACCCTTTCTGGAGATCTGCCGCTATGTGTTTCCCTTCCTGCTTATCCAACTGATAGTAGTAATCCTGGTTACCTACGTACCCTGGTTTTCAATGTATCTGACGAGGTTTTTCTAA
- a CDS encoding TRAP transporter TatT component family protein produces the protein MKYRSAFAGVFLCCALTLLSSCSINKMATKAVANALTGEGSGAVFTGDTDPELIAGALPFAIKMYEALLSTQPNHQGLILTTGSLFVMYANAFIQGPAEMLPSEEYLERAEQMERARKLYLRGAEILASGLEKKYRGWNDAYGKGVQPSYLAKVKKADVPLIYWHAAGILSAYAMNPFDLDLGMRLPELTAAIARAYELDPDFNSGALDDFYVLFYSSVPEGMGGDPSKVETHYQRALEKSQGGLAGPYVSYAQAVCVPAQDIETFKSSLESALAVDIEKDPASRLVNIMAQRKARYLLNTAPELFAELDADTWGEW, from the coding sequence TTGAAATACCGTTCTGCCTTTGCGGGTGTATTCCTTTGTTGTGCCCTAACACTATTGTCCTCCTGTTCTATCAACAAAATGGCAACCAAGGCGGTCGCCAATGCCCTTACCGGAGAAGGGAGCGGCGCGGTGTTCACCGGTGACACGGATCCCGAACTAATCGCCGGCGCCCTGCCCTTTGCCATAAAAATGTACGAGGCCCTCCTCTCCACGCAGCCAAATCACCAGGGGCTTATCCTTACCACGGGTTCTCTTTTTGTGATGTACGCCAACGCCTTTATCCAGGGGCCGGCGGAGATGCTTCCCTCCGAGGAATACCTTGAGCGGGCAGAGCAGATGGAGCGGGCCCGGAAACTCTACCTCCGTGGTGCGGAAATCCTGGCATCGGGTCTGGAGAAAAAATATCGCGGCTGGAACGATGCCTATGGAAAGGGTGTCCAGCCTTCGTACTTGGCTAAGGTAAAAAAGGCGGATGTTCCCCTTATCTACTGGCATGCCGCAGGTATCCTCTCCGCCTATGCTATGAACCCCTTCGACCTGGACCTGGGGATGCGGCTTCCGGAACTTACCGCCGCCATCGCGCGGGCCTATGAACTGGATCCCGATTTTAACTCCGGGGCCCTGGACGATTTCTACGTACTATTCTATTCTTCGGTACCCGAGGGCATGGGGGGGGACCCCTCTAAGGTTGAAACCCATTATCAGCGGGCGCTGGAAAAATCGCAGGGGGGTCTTGCGGGCCCCTATGTTTCCTACGCCCAGGCGGTATGCGTACCCGCCCAGGATATTGAAACCTTTAAAAGCAGTCTTGAATCCGCCCTGGCGGTGGACATAGAGAAGGATCCCGCCAGCCGCTTGGTCAACATCATGGCCCAGCGCAAGGCCCGGTATCTTCTGAATACGGCGCCGGAGCTCTTCGCTGAACTGGACGCCGATACCTGGGGTGAATGGTAA
- the alr gene encoding alanine racemase, which translates to MRATRAIIRLDVFRYNLRLVRSRVGSARKICVPVKADGYGHGAVPLAKAALEEGAEFLAVATAAEGAELREAGITAPILLLSIPLPEEIPELIVDKLIPLAGDRDFIRELAAVAEQGGERLSVHLKVDTGMGRVGCPPSSAPELAALIAGSKYLKLGGVATHLAVSDSLDKEDAAYTKEQLGRFSAAVEGIRRAGIDPGLVHAANTGALAFHEDAFFDMVRPGILLYGYAPVGAEQILPVKPVMELVSQIVFIKQVKKGETVSYGRTWTADRDTTIATIPVGYGDGLPRRLSGDFRVRINGAWYPLVGRICMDQCMADLGPNTAIRRWDSVSFFGGDALSAADLAAKLGTISYEITCGINKRVPRIYVDT; encoded by the coding sequence ATGCGTGCAACCCGTGCCATTATCCGCCTTGATGTTTTTCGTTACAATCTTCGCCTGGTCCGTTCCCGTGTCGGTTCCGCCCGGAAGATCTGTGTGCCCGTTAAGGCCGATGGCTACGGTCACGGGGCGGTTCCCCTTGCCAAAGCGGCTCTGGAGGAAGGCGCAGAATTCCTGGCGGTGGCCACGGCGGCCGAGGGGGCGGAGCTCCGGGAGGCGGGGATTACCGCACCGATACTGCTCCTTTCCATACCCTTGCCCGAGGAAATTCCCGAATTGATAGTGGATAAGCTCATCCCCCTGGCAGGGGACCGGGACTTTATCCGGGAGCTTGCCGCAGTGGCGGAGCAGGGAGGGGAGCGTCTTTCTGTTCACCTGAAGGTGGATACCGGTATGGGCCGGGTAGGATGCCCGCCGTCTTCCGCCCCGGAACTTGCAGCCCTTATCGCCGGATCGAAGTACCTTAAACTTGGGGGTGTCGCCACCCACCTGGCGGTCTCCGATTCCCTTGACAAAGAAGATGCGGCCTACACCAAGGAACAGCTTGGGCGGTTCAGTGCCGCAGTGGAGGGGATACGCCGGGCGGGGATCGATCCCGGCCTGGTCCACGCCGCCAATACCGGCGCCCTGGCCTTCCACGAGGATGCCTTTTTTGATATGGTTCGCCCGGGTATACTCCTCTACGGCTATGCCCCCGTCGGCGCTGAACAGATTCTTCCGGTAAAGCCCGTCATGGAGCTGGTCAGCCAGATTGTGTTTATCAAGCAGGTGAAAAAAGGAGAGACCGTTTCCTACGGGCGGACCTGGACTGCAGATAGGGATACCACCATCGCCACCATTCCTGTGGGATACGGCGACGGCCTGCCCCGGCGGCTCAGCGGAGATTTCCGAGTACGGATAAACGGCGCCTGGTATCCCCTGGTAGGCCGGATCTGCATGGACCAGTGTATGGCGGATCTGGGGCCAAATACGGCAATACGCCGCTGGGACAGCGTAAGCTTTTTTGGGGGAGACGCCCTTTCCGCTGCGGATCTTGCCGCAAAACTGGGTACCATTTCCTACGAGATCACCTGCGGGATAAACAAGCGGGTGCCACGTATCTATGTTGACACTTGA
- a CDS encoding hemolysin family protein: protein MKLFFKKGEIDKKTLQALETDQQEMIRGVVELSDTTVKEIMVPRIDTVFISVDATREELLERITESDHSRFPVYKETIDNVVGILYVKDLLKALVKGEELSIQNLLRKPFFVPGSKHINELLAELRRRRVHIAVVVDEYGGVSGIICMENIIEEIIGDIQDEFDNETENILKLGEGTFLCDARVNLEDLSEETGVTLPADDFDTLGGFVFDLFGKIPVKYEKAVYGDTDFIIQDMDGHKINTVKIVLNKKEDNKNHKDSAEEGRE, encoded by the coding sequence GTGAAGCTATTTTTTAAAAAAGGTGAAATAGATAAAAAAACATTACAGGCTCTGGAGACGGATCAGCAGGAAATGATCCGCGGGGTGGTGGAGCTTTCGGATACCACGGTTAAGGAGATCATGGTACCCCGGATCGATACGGTGTTCATTTCTGTGGACGCCACCCGGGAAGAACTGCTGGAACGGATCACCGAAAGTGATCATTCCCGTTTTCCGGTGTACAAGGAAACTATCGACAACGTGGTGGGTATCCTCTATGTAAAGGATCTGCTTAAAGCCCTGGTTAAGGGCGAGGAACTTTCAATCCAGAACCTGCTCCGCAAGCCCTTCTTTGTGCCCGGCTCAAAGCATATTAACGAACTCCTTGCGGAACTGCGCCGCCGCCGGGTCCACATTGCGGTGGTGGTGGACGAGTACGGCGGGGTTTCGGGGATTATCTGCATGGAAAATATTATCGAAGAGATCATCGGTGATATCCAGGATGAATTTGATAACGAAACTGAGAACATCCTCAAGTTAGGGGAGGGGACCTTCCTCTGTGACGCCCGGGTAAACCTGGAAGATCTTTCCGAGGAAACCGGAGTAACGCTGCCTGCGGATGATTTTGATACCCTGGGCGGCTTTGTGTTTGATCTTTTTGGAAAAATTCCCGTAAAATACGAAAAAGCCGTCTACGGTGATACGGATTTTATCATCCAGGACATGGATGGGCATAAGATAAATACGGTAAAGATAGTGCTGAATAAGAAAGAAGACAATAAAAACCACAAAGATAGTGCTGAAGAAGGAAGAGAATAA
- the dctP gene encoding TRAP transporter substrate-binding protein DctP: MKKVGLIFLAVMLFAGPGTAFAQRRPARQITIKLASMVPANTPWGAALNRMASEWSAATNGEVRMQIYPNGTQGSEADVLQKLNMNVIQAAVFTSFGLNKIVPEILTVSCPLLFRNDDELTAVFDVIKPDLEAKINSKDYYSMALVRGGWIKIFSKEPVFVPADLKRMKVGSDPQEPAMTQAFKSMGYQVVPIEANRTLIALNGGTIEAIYVSPIASAGMQYFGVAKNMSTVNIAPFLGGIVMNKHTWEMIPEQHRAEILKITRRIGMEIETSLAQLESDAITTMTRHGLVINDLNSRQQQEWYDDLEKAIPALLEGATFDRTTYDKINGLVKTHRGGR; encoded by the coding sequence TTGAAAAAGGTAGGTCTGATTTTTCTCGCAGTAATGCTGTTCGCCGGTCCTGGGACGGCTTTTGCCCAAAGACGGCCGGCACGGCAGATCACCATTAAACTTGCCTCCATGGTTCCCGCCAATACCCCCTGGGGCGCCGCGTTGAACCGCATGGCCAGCGAATGGTCCGCCGCCACCAACGGAGAGGTGCGGATGCAGATATATCCCAACGGTACCCAGGGTTCTGAGGCGGATGTACTGCAAAAGCTCAACATGAATGTTATCCAGGCGGCGGTGTTCACATCCTTCGGACTGAACAAGATCGTCCCGGAAATATTGACCGTAAGCTGCCCCCTCCTTTTCCGGAACGATGATGAACTTACCGCGGTTTTTGATGTTATAAAACCGGATCTGGAAGCGAAGATTAACAGCAAGGATTACTACAGTATGGCCCTGGTCAGGGGGGGCTGGATAAAGATATTTTCCAAAGAGCCGGTGTTTGTTCCCGCAGATTTAAAGCGTATGAAGGTGGGCAGCGATCCCCAGGAACCGGCCATGACCCAGGCTTTTAAATCCATGGGTTATCAGGTTGTACCTATTGAAGCCAACCGGACCCTCATAGCCCTGAACGGGGGTACCATCGAAGCCATCTATGTAAGCCCCATTGCCTCGGCGGGGATGCAGTATTTTGGGGTTGCAAAAAATATGTCCACCGTGAATATCGCTCCCTTCCTGGGGGGAATTGTGATGAACAAGCATACCTGGGAAATGATCCCCGAGCAGCACCGGGCGGAGATACTCAAGATAACCCGGCGGATTGGGATGGAAATCGAGACCTCCCTGGCTCAACTTGAAAGTGATGCTATTACCACCATGACCCGGCACGGGTTGGTGATTAACGATCTTAATTCCCGGCAGCAGCAGGAATGGTACGATGATCTGGAAAAGGCCATCCCGGCGCTGCTGGAAGGCGCTACCTTTGACCGGACTACCTACGATAAAATCAACGGTCTTGTAAAGACCCACCGGGGCGGACGGTAA